A section of the Paenibacillus odorifer genome encodes:
- a CDS encoding FliH/SctL family protein translates to MSKLIKHSQYVPVDVFKRLEQARQYAGLTEEPVPEETLSETDYHDPAREEAEETRKQMLKDAQDFAEEQVRNASLEAEQIVESSKAEAEEWWKQRREQDEHLIEAIKAEAHQQGYEEGVSQAEEEMKHKIAEMMEEARAVLTEAYKAREVIIQEAEPFLVELSCDIAEKIVDKQLTIEPQFAMDLIRKNLARKREQGLISLCVSPAQFAFVNAAREELSLAVDSQAELQILPDSTVKDQGCVIRSSFGSIDARIDTQLAEIKKELVRIALDTDEQRNGEDDA, encoded by the coding sequence TTGTCTAAGCTGATCAAACACTCCCAGTATGTTCCGGTTGATGTCTTTAAAAGATTGGAACAGGCCCGGCAATATGCGGGCCTAACTGAGGAGCCCGTTCCCGAGGAGACTTTAAGCGAGACTGACTATCATGATCCCGCACGTGAAGAGGCAGAAGAGACGCGTAAGCAAATGCTTAAGGACGCTCAGGATTTTGCTGAAGAGCAGGTTCGGAATGCATCTCTTGAAGCGGAACAGATTGTAGAGTCCTCGAAAGCGGAGGCTGAAGAGTGGTGGAAACAACGGCGTGAGCAGGATGAACATCTGATCGAAGCTATCAAAGCTGAAGCTCATCAGCAAGGTTATGAGGAAGGTGTTTCTCAGGCTGAGGAAGAGATGAAGCATAAGATTGCAGAGATGATGGAAGAAGCGCGTGCTGTTTTGACTGAGGCTTATAAAGCTAGAGAAGTTATTATTCAGGAAGCGGAGCCTTTTTTAGTAGAGTTAAGCTGTGATATTGCAGAAAAAATTGTGGACAAGCAATTAACGATAGAACCACAATTCGCAATGGACTTAATTCGCAAAAATCTGGCTCGTAAGCGAGAACAGGGTTTGATCTCACTTTGTGTATCCCCAGCGCAGTTCGCTTTTGTGAATGCTGCTCGGGAAGAATTATCACTAGCTGTTGATTCACAGGCTGAACTGCAAATCTTGCCCGACTCAACGGTAAAAGACCAAGGATGTGTTATCCGCTCTTCCTTTGGCAGCATAGATGCTCGAATCGACACTCAGCTCGCAGAGATCAAAAAAGAGCTGGTAAGAATTGCGCTGGACACCGATGAGCAGAGAAATGGGGAAGACGATGCTTAA